A genomic stretch from Desulfurococcaceae archaeon MEX13E-LK6-19 includes:
- a CDS encoding MFS transporter: MKLIARIDWLARSLLSRGYVTALYVVVVGMVVAGFIRPLIVFSVLEEQGLFYVALLTTGFMVSRGFASLCTGFLIKERGYRLSGALALFLWCLSIMLYTIVPWQFYPIVRVLEGFSAGLLWPLMQSLVMASVPMEYRSRAMSLYFIAGSIAYNAGIWAGGFIEEYLGQTVLFVFSITLLLAAVIPYTLIAPTHVSRREKSIKKIRMSYMRVFRELSSVIPLVVIVGGMTGLSLDYIMAYAKNVSGYTSILARILWSYTGYAALVVSYIVSYIMDKHPSRSIPLAIGYIVIASLAILSLKLLPEILYMLTILPRVSNTVFKPIIRGYAAKTTSDPELATTAINFLSNISAAFIPLIITSIDTILYIPVLLSPGILVYTIFATLILSLSMFSERKTLS; this comes from the coding sequence GTGAAGTTGATTGCTCGTATTGACTGGTTAGCCAGGTCTCTTTTGTCTCGTGGTTATGTTACTGCTCTTTATGTTGTTGTGGTTGGCATGGTTGTTGCCGGGTTTATTCGTCCTCTTATCGTTTTCAGTGTTCTCGAGGAACAAGGGTTGTTTTATGTTGCTTTGCTGACTACTGGTTTTATGGTTAGCCGTGGGTTTGCTAGTTTGTGTACTGGTTTTTTGATCAAGGAGCGTGGGTATAGGCTTTCTGGAGCGCTGGCATTGTTTCTATGGTGTTTATCAATAATGCTCTATACTATTGTTCCCTGGCAGTTCTACCCTATTGTAAGGGTTTTGGAGGGGTTTTCTGCCGGGCTACTCTGGCCTCTCATGCAGAGTCTTGTAATGGCTTCTGTGCCCATGGAGTATAGGTCTCGTGCTATGAGTCTTTACTTCATAGCTGGCTCTATAGCGTATAATGCTGGCATATGGGCTGGCGGTTTTATCGAGGAGTACCTGGGTCAGACGGTATTGTTCGTGTTCTCAATAACACTTTTGCTTGCCGCAGTGATCCCGTACACGTTGATAGCGCCAACCCATGTGTCGAGGAGAGAGAAGTCTATCAAGAAGATAAGAATGTCGTATATGAGGGTTTTCCGCGAACTCTCAAGCGTGATCCCATTGGTAGTCATAGTTGGCGGGATGACGGGTCTTTCACTAGACTACATAATGGCTTATGCAAAGAACGTCAGCGGTTACACAAGTATCCTTGCCAGAATACTGTGGAGCTATACGGGGTATGCAGCACTTGTTGTGAGCTATATCGTGTCCTATATCATGGACAAGCATCCATCCAGGTCAATACCCCTGGCTATAGGCTACATAGTGATAGCATCACTAGCAATACTCTCACTGAAGCTACTGCCAGAAATACTCTATATGCTTACAATACTGCCTCGTGTAAGCAACACTGTCTTCAAGCCAATAATAAGAGGTTACGCCGCAAAAACTACAAGTGACCCAGAGCTCGCGACAACAGCGATAAACTTTCTATCAAACATTAGTGCAGCATTCATACCACTCATTATTACATCGATAGATACAATACTATACATACCAGTACTATTGAGCCCGGGGATACTTGTCTACACAATATTTGCCACACTAATACTCTCGCTCAGCATGTTTAGCGAGAGAAAAACACTAAGCTAG
- a CDS encoding ABC transporter ATP-binding protein, protein MEISNIILRVENLNYSYDGVHKVLEDVSFTILRGEVTTILGPNGAGKTTILKCILRVLKPRGAIYINGKEVNKITSRELAKIIGYVPQRHHSVFAYKVIDFVLMGRAPHHSMFSLPSRREYERALEILEELGIRDLADRTIAEVSGGQLQLVLIARALVQEAKILLLDEPTAHLDIANELKVLSIIKSLVKNRKVEAAIMTLHDPLMASLFSDKIVLLNKGKVVAYGSPSTVLTPRNLNMVYGVEFETIAKDERTIVLPKIPAINL, encoded by the coding sequence ATGGAGATAAGCAATATAATACTTCGTGTCGAGAACCTAAACTACTCTTATGACGGTGTCCATAAGGTTCTTGAAGACGTTTCATTCACTATTCTTAGAGGCGAGGTAACAACTATACTAGGCCCTAATGGAGCTGGTAAGACCACTATACTCAAATGTATTCTTAGAGTACTCAAACCCCGTGGAGCAATCTATATTAACGGCAAGGAAGTAAACAAGATTACTAGTAGAGAACTCGCCAAGATAATAGGTTATGTTCCCCAGAGACACCATAGCGTCTTCGCATACAAGGTAATAGACTTCGTGTTGATGGGTAGGGCTCCACATCACTCAATGTTCTCGCTCCCATCAAGGAGAGAGTATGAGAGAGCACTAGAGATCCTAGAGGAACTAGGCATAAGAGACCTGGCTGATAGGACTATTGCCGAAGTTAGTGGAGGACAGCTCCAACTAGTATTGATAGCTAGAGCACTAGTCCAGGAAGCAAAGATCCTATTACTCGATGAGCCTACAGCCCATCTCGATATAGCGAATGAACTTAAAGTATTGAGCATCATTAAGAGTCTTGTAAAGAATAGAAAAGTTGAAGCTGCCATAATGACTCTCCACGACCCATTAATGGCTTCTCTTTTCAGCGACAAAATAGTACTCCTTAATAAGGGCAAGGTAGTAGCCTATGGTTCTCCTTCAACAGTATTAACTCCAAGAAACCTCAACATGGTATATGGTGTAGAGTTCGAGACTATAGCAAAGGATGAACGCACAATAGTTCTACCAAAGATCCCTGCCATTAATTTATGA
- a CDS encoding iron ABC transporter permease, which yields MERKTVAKILIVFSLPLSIIFSSFLGRYPTSPIDVLEAILSALAPGLVHSPPETVERIVLLYRLPRVLAAALVGIALATSGASLQAMLRNPLVSTHILGITAGAAFGAALAIALLPWYIPIELVALVFALLAFIIVFAIAWGWGRGSIVSLVLSGVIVNALFSAALSLVKFLTPDPHRLASITFWLMGDIGQAAKWSDVERMAIVIIPCTIVLVLMRWRLNILSLGDEEARALGVNPVLERGFCAVLCALMAATAVSYAGIIGWVGLLVPHIIRLAIGSDNRDVIFYTVFLGGTYMVLADDLARCLTTEVIPIGILTTLMGAPLFIYLLRRAGRVWR from the coding sequence ATGGAGAGAAAAACTGTGGCAAAGATATTGATTGTTTTTTCACTACCATTGTCCATAATCTTCTCTTCGTTTCTCGGACGGTATCCTACAAGCCCTATTGATGTCCTGGAGGCAATATTGTCTGCATTGGCTCCAGGGCTTGTCCATAGTCCTCCCGAGACAGTGGAGAGAATAGTATTGCTGTACAGGCTTCCACGCGTACTAGCAGCCGCATTAGTAGGGATAGCTCTTGCTACATCTGGTGCCTCATTACAAGCTATGCTCCGGAACCCTCTTGTAAGCACTCATATACTCGGGATAACAGCTGGTGCAGCATTCGGAGCGGCTCTTGCAATAGCTCTGCTACCATGGTACATACCTATAGAACTGGTAGCTCTTGTTTTCGCCTTACTGGCATTCATAATAGTGTTCGCTATAGCATGGGGCTGGGGGCGGGGGTCTATAGTTTCTCTTGTTTTGTCAGGTGTTATAGTTAATGCATTGTTTTCAGCAGCATTATCGTTGGTGAAGTTCCTTACACCAGATCCACATAGACTTGCATCCATAACTTTCTGGCTCATGGGGGATATTGGGCAGGCTGCCAAGTGGAGTGATGTAGAGAGAATGGCTATCGTGATCATACCATGTACTATAGTGCTTGTGCTAATGAGGTGGCGGCTCAACATATTATCGCTTGGCGACGAGGAAGCACGTGCACTAGGCGTAAACCCTGTCCTCGAGAGAGGGTTCTGTGCGGTACTATGTGCGTTAATGGCTGCTACAGCCGTATCCTACGCTGGGATCATAGGATGGGTTGGCTTACTAGTGCCACACATCATCAGGCTAGCTATTGGCTCCGACAACCGTGACGTCATATTCTACACGGTATTCCTTGGGGGAACATACATGGTTTTGGCAGATGATCTAGCCAGATGCCTTACGACTGAAGTAATCCCTATAGGAATACTCACTACACTGATGGGCGCCCCATTGTTCATATACTTACTTAGGAGGGCTGGAAGAGTATGGAGATAA
- a CDS encoding tRNA(Met) cytidine acetyltransferase — MVITDFIAKACRHGWRALVVSIGSINDLAMMLKEEDLRIGLCISRQEKSIEQCGNVVGFREAHRLIGGEYESVALFLEGVRGWPGNLLAAVTELVSSHGFFLVQVPRELASTRFGRYFIDCARSSRNVLVIDNGRVIYRSIVEDKPVYPAKPRPVSKDRFVRRLEELAVNEEQARVIRIYPRFLYGSEKLFLIHGDRGRGKSSIMGLLAAYTMVRKPGRYIVTSHSLVSVQSFFRMLVKGLEKLSVKPLVYKKKDLIQGVSTGSSSIKYVEPWLVREDSGKPLFVDEAAGVGVARVRRWYRRVGKLVASSTIHGYEGSGRVLLKLLNEYFRRSIVMKLVYPVRYPPQDPLEEFLYKVFHLDAEPPEIREVAEPLNYKTIRQQELASNYDLLRKVYGLLVTAHYRNEPDDLVLLLDTDYFDLRVVIDSMGNVVAVAQLRVEEALPGTEPSKLADLGYRIVDKLDRYGIYERVTGTRIWRIVRIAVTPPLQRKGIGSRLLNYIENEASEKNISAIAAIFSGFNIIRFWLKNNYTPIYISPRYNRITGEKNIIVLKPLDGKWKNIEEVLGKIMFSTIHYAGHILFRDLSAEKTSTIMRYLMEKGLAREIGIEVTCKRLEKYLEGNLYHESIVDILYNYIKGINIEDVNDQELLLITARLIQGKTISDIAKILGKQLKQTEELVEKTMRKLAQQLHSTLCHRQ; from the coding sequence TTGGTTATCACTGATTTTATTGCTAAGGCATGCCGGCATGGCTGGAGAGCCCTTGTTGTATCCATTGGTTCTATTAACGATCTCGCTATGATGCTTAAGGAAGAGGATCTACGCATAGGTCTTTGTATTAGTAGGCAAGAAAAGAGTATCGAGCAATGCGGGAACGTTGTGGGGTTCCGGGAGGCACACCGGCTTATTGGCGGGGAATACGAGAGTGTTGCTTTGTTTCTTGAGGGTGTTCGTGGTTGGCCTGGTAATTTGTTGGCTGCTGTCACAGAGCTTGTTTCGTCTCATGGTTTCTTCTTGGTGCAAGTACCACGAGAACTGGCTTCAACAAGGTTTGGGAGATACTTTATTGATTGTGCGAGATCTTCTAGAAACGTGCTCGTTATAGATAATGGAAGAGTGATTTATAGGAGCATAGTTGAAGACAAACCTGTTTACCCTGCGAAGCCAAGGCCTGTTAGCAAGGATAGGTTTGTCAGGAGACTCGAGGAACTCGCTGTTAACGAGGAGCAAGCTAGGGTCATAAGGATTTACCCTAGGTTTCTCTATGGTAGCGAGAAGCTATTTCTTATCCACGGCGATCGTGGTAGGGGTAAGAGTAGTATAATGGGGCTTCTAGCTGCCTATACTATGGTGAGGAAACCCGGCAGGTACATCGTGACGAGCCATAGCCTTGTCTCGGTACAGAGTTTCTTCAGGATGCTGGTCAAGGGCTTAGAGAAGCTATCGGTGAAACCTCTCGTGTATAAGAAGAAGGATCTTATACAGGGAGTGTCCACAGGGTCTTCATCAATAAAATATGTTGAGCCATGGCTTGTACGGGAAGACAGCGGTAAACCATTGTTTGTCGATGAAGCAGCTGGGGTTGGTGTTGCACGTGTTAGACGATGGTATAGGAGGGTAGGGAAGCTTGTTGCATCATCTACCATCCATGGATACGAGGGTAGTGGCAGGGTTTTGTTGAAACTTCTGAACGAATACTTCCGCAGATCAATTGTTATGAAACTAGTGTATCCAGTAAGGTATCCTCCACAGGATCCTCTTGAAGAATTTCTCTACAAGGTATTCCATCTTGATGCAGAACCTCCTGAAATAAGAGAAGTAGCTGAACCACTAAACTACAAGACTATAAGGCAACAAGAACTAGCGTCAAACTATGATCTCTTGAGAAAAGTCTATGGACTACTTGTGACAGCACACTATAGGAACGAGCCTGACGATCTTGTTCTTCTACTCGATACAGACTATTTCGATCTAAGGGTAGTAATTGACTCTATGGGTAACGTTGTTGCCGTAGCACAGTTGAGAGTTGAAGAAGCACTACCTGGCACGGAGCCATCGAAACTAGCTGACCTAGGGTACAGGATTGTCGACAAACTTGACAGGTATGGTATATATGAACGGGTTACCGGCACGAGGATCTGGAGGATCGTACGTATAGCAGTTACTCCACCACTACAACGCAAGGGCATAGGCTCGAGGCTACTCAACTACATCGAGAATGAAGCATCTGAGAAAAACATTAGCGCTATTGCAGCAATATTCTCTGGATTCAACATCATAAGGTTTTGGCTGAAAAACAACTATACACCAATATACATTAGCCCAAGATACAATAGGATCACGGGAGAGAAGAACATTATTGTACTAAAGCCTCTTGACGGTAAGTGGAAGAATATAGAGGAAGTATTAGGCAAAATAATGTTCAGTACAATACATTATGCAGGACACATCCTCTTCAGGGATCTCTCGGCAGAGAAGACAAGCACAATAATGCGCTACCTTATGGAGAAAGGTCTTGCTAGAGAAATAGGTATTGAAGTAACTTGTAAAAGACTAGAAAAATACCTTGAAGGAAATCTCTATCATGAGTCAATAGTAGACATCCTCTATAATTATATAAAAGGTATTAATATAGAAGACGTTAATGACCAAGAACTCCTCCTTATTACAGCCCGGCTTATACAGGGAAAAACGATCTCTGATATAGCGAAAATTCTCGGTAAGCAATTGAAGCAAACAGAGGAACTAGTCGAGAAGACTATGAGGAAATTAGCACAACAACTACACAGCACACTTTGTCATAGACAATAG
- a CDS encoding MBL fold metallo-hydrolase produces MNKLDVVDEFKLYVLADDYAGYNSIFWAQHGVSYLIEVKYNGKKKWLLFDTGSYAEPILYNMKLLDLDPRRIDIIILSHSHFDHTGGLMGIIKEVNKEIPIIAHPEIFKKSFAMEPEFIYAGIPPLRGGTKESIERQGGILILTRDPVRLAPGVIVLGEISPDERYDFEKQSTNLYKIDGERIVPDTVNDEISLAINTRKGLVVITGCSHPGVASIVNKAVTLTNIENVYAVIGGFHLINASKQRIMQTIGKLKELDIKKIYTGHCTGLRAEALFLEEYGNNFEKLHTGKIITI; encoded by the coding sequence ATGAACAAGCTTGACGTAGTTGATGAGTTTAAACTCTACGTTCTAGCTGATGATTATGCTGGTTACAATAGTATCTTCTGGGCTCAACATGGTGTTTCCTACCTTATCGAGGTCAAATATAATGGCAAAAAGAAGTGGTTGCTCTTTGATACAGGTTCTTATGCTGAACCCATACTATACAACATGAAATTACTCGATCTAGATCCGCGGCGTATTGACATAATTATCTTATCACACAGTCATTTCGACCACACAGGAGGACTAATGGGCATAATCAAGGAGGTAAACAAGGAGATACCAATTATTGCTCACCCAGAGATCTTTAAGAAAAGCTTTGCCATGGAACCAGAGTTCATATACGCTGGTATTCCCCCTCTCCGTGGAGGAACAAAGGAAAGCATTGAAAGACAAGGCGGTATACTAATCTTAACAAGAGATCCTGTCAGACTGGCTCCCGGAGTAATTGTGCTAGGAGAGATAAGCCCTGACGAGAGATACGACTTTGAGAAACAATCAACCAACCTCTACAAGATTGATGGCGAGAGAATAGTACCTGATACAGTCAATGATGAAATAAGCCTGGCTATTAATACAAGGAAGGGACTTGTTGTAATAACTGGTTGTTCGCACCCCGGCGTCGCAAGTATTGTAAACAAGGCAGTTACCTTAACCAACATCGAGAATGTATATGCTGTCATCGGGGGCTTTCATTTAATCAATGCTTCAAAACAAAGAATTATGCAAACCATAGGGAAACTCAAAGAACTAGATATCAAAAAGATCTACACAGGACACTGCACAGGCCTTAGAGCTGAAGCATTATTCCTCGAGGAATACGGGAACAACTTTGAGAAACTACATACAGGCAAAATAATAACCATATAG
- a CDS encoding CopG family transcriptional regulator codes for MPKRFGVYIPEDLEKDVELCMKALGLKSKSRLIQEALRSFIVEHKWRLKGNVAGIIGVIYNHDVGDVDEKLTDVQHEYLDIINSTVHVHLDKEKCMLVIIVRGPTSRIKELINKIMALKGVLVARPMLLAAE; via the coding sequence GTGCCTAAGAGATTTGGTGTGTATATCCCTGAGGACCTCGAGAAAGATGTGGAGCTCTGTATGAAAGCCTTGGGTCTTAAGAGTAAATCTCGCCTCATCCAGGAGGCGTTGCGGTCTTTTATAGTTGAGCATAAGTGGAGACTAAAAGGTAATGTAGCCGGGATTATTGGAGTGATATATAATCATGATGTAGGGGATGTTGATGAGAAGCTAACTGATGTACAACACGAGTACCTGGATATAATTAATAGTACTGTACATGTACACTTGGATAAAGAGAAATGTATGCTAGTTATAATAGTACGTGGCCCAACGAGCAGGATCAAGGAGTTGATAAATAAGATCATGGCGTTGAAGGGCGTATTGGTGGCAAGACCGATGCTTCTTGCGGCTGAGTAA